Sequence from the Maribellus comscasis genome:
ATTTTTTTGTAATCTACATTTTGATAATAACCATTGGCGTGAAAATCAGCCAGTTCAGCTTCAGAAAGGTTGTTTGGGAAATTAATGTCATCAACATAAATGGCATTTTGCAATTTGGTTAAATCATCGTCTGAAAAATAAAGAGAGATTCCATCATTGGCCAGCGCTTCGTTGTACAACATGGCATGCTCGTAAGCGTTCATCATATCAGGAATATTGGTGACTTGCTGAATACCGTAATAACTATTGTAATTTATACTGGTTGGTTGGTTCTTTCTGCTGTCTTTTGTGGTAATCAGAATTACCCCGTTGGCAGCCCGGCTCCCATAGATAGCAGCAGAAGCAGCGTCCTTCAATATTGAAATGTTTTCAATATCCATAGGGTCTACGCTGTTTATATCCATCTCTACCCCATCAACGAGTACCAATGGATTTTGTCCCGCATTCAATGTCCCAATTCCACGTATTTTAATACTTGAATTGTCTTCTCCTGCCAGACCTGAATTTTGTCGAATGGTGACCCCTGATGTTTTTCCCTGCAAAGCACTGCTGGTATTCGTAACAGCAGAACTTTGCAAGGTTTCAGTGTCTACCTGGGAAATCGATCCGGTCAGATTAATTTTCTTTTGGGAACCATAGCCAACTGCCACAACTTCTTCTATTCCAATAGCATCTATGTGCATTACAACATCGATCTGCGGTTGATTGTCTACTTTAACTTCTTGCGTTTTCATTCCTACAAAAGAGAATAATAATGTAGCGTCTTTAGGTATGTTGGAAATTGAATATTCTCCATCGGCATTGGTCACCGTTCCCTGAATAGTACCTTTTACTACTACTGTTACTCCGGGAAGAGCTATCCCGTCTCTATCCGATACCTTACCCTTTACTGATAAATTTTCCTGTTGAGAGTTTACTTTTAAAACAATTAAATTGCCTCCAACTATTTCATACGAAATATTTGAATCAGCAAATAGTCCCTTCAGCATTGATTCTATGTCTGCATCTTTTGTAGAGAATTCAATTTTTTTGTTTATATCCTTAAAATCAGCATTATAAAAGAACCTGAAATTGCTGTTGCTCTCAATAAACTCAAAAGCATCGCTGATTGTTTTGCCTTTTAATTCCAATCCCAGTTTTGCATCCTGAGAATAAACAGAAGCATTTAAACTACTTATTAGGGTAAAACACAAAAGGATTGTTAGTCTCATAATTAATAAAAACTTTTTCAGCCTTACCTGAGCGGGCAAAGCACGGTTAATTAATTTTTTTTTCATAAATTTGATTTGTTAAAGATTTGATATTTAATGCCATAAGTTTTGATAGACTGGCATTATCAAAGTTGAATCATTTAATAGGGAAACAGACCTGCAAATTTGTTTCCCTTTTTGTTTTATTGCATAAGCATCAGTTTTAGTTAGACATTTGATTATGTTTATTGTAGTTGTTTTTCGTATTCGTTCATTCTTTCACTATTCACCATAAGTGTTACCACATTCCCATCGATACTGTAATCAAAAGGAGCTGATAATTTAATCGCATCCAACACTTGCTGTAATGTTTCATCATCGAGTGTTCCTGTAAATTTGTAATTTTGAATCTTATCAGATTTACATTGAAACTTTACATTAAATTTCCGTTCAAGCTCTATCAGTATTTCTGAAAGCTTTTTTGCATTAAAAACCAATTTATTATTCTTCCACGCGATATCTGGTATAGGATCTATTTTTTCCTGTATTATCAATTTGGCTGAAGCAGCCATTTCAAATTCTTTTCTACTATCAGATTCATTATCAGGAATATCTTCCACTTCCACTTTACTTCTTTTTTTTACCAAAACGGCCTTTTGATTTGGGAGTAAATAAATATTTTCAGAAAATTTATATGCATTTGCCTCACTTTCCAATTTAACCTTTCCTTCAATCAGAGTGGTTTCAATCACTTCATCATCTTTGTATGCTTTTACATTGAATTGAGTCCCTAATGCAGTTATTTTCAGGTCCAATGCATTTACAACAAATGGAAGTTCCTTATTCTTACTAACGTCAAAGAAACCTTCACCGGTTAGAGAAAGGTTACGATTAGTAACATTAAAATCAGTTGAATAGCGCAATTTACTACCTGCGTTTAGCCACACCTTTGAACTATCGGGTAAAACAACCTCAGATCTTGCGCCATAAGGGGCTACTACTTCACAATACTGTTGTTTTATTTGTTCTTTTTTGAGTGCCTGCCTGAAAACTAAAAATGAAGCCAGTCCGCCAAACAGAAATACAATGATCAACACTGCCGCAACTTGTAATAATTTTTTTAAGGGAACTATTTTTTGATGTGAATCAATTCTGCTTTCAACGTGTATTTTGCCTCTTATTTTTTCATATAATACTTCATAGTTAAGATTACGGGAGTCGGTACTAATTAACGTATTTAGTTCTCCATCCATCCATTCTTTTACCTGTTCTCTGTCTCTTAATTGCTCATCCAATTTTCTTAAGTCAGATAATCTATATTGACCAGATTCTATTTTGTCTACTAAATTCTTAAACTCCTGAAAGGTCATAATTCATTTGTATGTATATAAGTAGTACAACAACCCCGGGCGAACTACTCATAAGAAATGCAAAATAATTTATAGCTTTTACCAGATGCCTAATAAATTGACCTACCTAACTAAAAGGATAACTATGAGAGTAACTAAAAAATAGTTACGATGATTGTCTGTAGTCAGCAGACAAGTTAACGATTAAAAAAAGAAAAAGTATATCTCCGCTCAATTTACTTTTAATAAACTTACCAGCCCGGTAAATCTGATTCTCAACTGTTCGAATAGAAATATTAAATTTTTTAGCAATTTCAGAATGTGGTGTTCCGTCTAATCTACTAAGTTGGAAAATTTTACGCTGTTTATCAGGGAGTTGGGAAATAATTTGGTCAATTGTTTCTTTGAGTTCTTTAAAATAAATTTTATCTTCAATATCGTTCTCAGAATTTATATCATTATGCGTAAGATAATATTGATATTTACGCTCAACTACTTTCCTTTTTAAATGATTATAGACTTTATTAACTGCTATCTGAAAAAGATAGCTTTTCACTGATTTATCAATTTGCAGATTTTTACGGTTTTCCCAAACGCTCAAAAAAACATCCTGAATTATCTCTTCAGCTTCAGTAGTCTCTTTAAGATACTGTGATATGAACTTAAGAAGTTGCTGACAATACAAATCATATAGTTTTTTAAATGCATCAACGTCATCGGATTTTATTCTTTCTGTCAGCTGGTTTTCATCATATTTTGTTTGTCTTCCCAAGTTTAGGCAGATTTAAGGTGGTAAACAAAATTATAATTTTTTATCACTATTATCCGACAAAAGTAGGGATTTCAAATCTTATTTTCTGTAACACCTTGTTTATGGGCATTTAATTTTTTGTTTCAAAACGCCCCCTTAAATCAGGTTTAACTGAAGTTGACATAGAGGTTCCCTCGACTTTATATGCGCGGCTGTTACATCGGTAATTCTATCATATCGAGAATGCTAATCAGTTTTATTTTCCAGTTAATGGTTAAAACCCTGCAATTTCATTGCAGCAACTTTAGTTTCTACAAATTTCATAGATTTACAGTATGGTCGATAATCGAAGGACAAGCCATAGTGTAAGTAAACTATCTGTTCATCTTGTCTGGGTAACGAAGTATCGTAATCATGTTTTACAAGGCGATATCCAACAACGAACGCGTGATTTGAAAATTCAGATTTGTAATAGTGAGAATGTTCAAATCTTAAAGGGAGTTGTGAGCAAGGATCATATTCATGTTCACGTTGAATACCCTCCATCTTTAAGTGTGAGTAATTTGGTAAAGAAGTTAAAAGGTCGCACATCTCGTATTCTTCAAATCGAATTTTCTCAACTGAAACAGAAATATTGGGGCGTCATTTCTGGGCAGTTGG
This genomic interval carries:
- a CDS encoding FecR family protein, with product MDEQLRDREQVKEWMDGELNTLISTDSRNLNYEVLYEKIRGKIHVESRIDSHQKIVPLKKLLQVAAVLIIVFLFGGLASFLVFRQALKKEQIKQQYCEVVAPYGARSEVVLPDSSKVWLNAGSKLRYSTDFNVTNRNLSLTGEGFFDVSKNKELPFVVNALDLKITALGTQFNVKAYKDDEVIETTLIEGKVKLESEANAYKFSENIYLLPNQKAVLVKKRSKVEVEDIPDNESDSRKEFEMAASAKLIIQEKIDPIPDIAWKNNKLVFNAKKLSEILIELERKFNVKFQCKSDKIQNYKFTGTLDDETLQQVLDAIKLSAPFDYSIDGNVVTLMVNSERMNEYEKQLQ
- a CDS encoding RNA polymerase sigma-70 factor, with protein sequence MGRQTKYDENQLTERIKSDDVDAFKKLYDLYCQQLLKFISQYLKETTEAEEIIQDVFLSVWENRKNLQIDKSVKSYLFQIAVNKVYNHLKRKVVERKYQYYLTHNDINSENDIEDKIYFKELKETIDQIISQLPDKQRKIFQLSRLDGTPHSEIAKKFNISIRTVENQIYRAGKFIKSKLSGDILFLFLIVNLSADYRQSS